The proteins below come from a single Eucalyptus grandis isolate ANBG69807.140 chromosome 3, ASM1654582v1, whole genome shotgun sequence genomic window:
- the LOC104447345 gene encoding probable glycosyltransferase At3g42180, translating into MPSMNLPYSQLLLIPAICLLLLFVFLYCSPFNGNHDIPVSNLSFSSNSHTIRPSSFAVNRLLSTSMYKSRSRHNTIKKKSSLERIEDDLAQARAAIRKAIQSQSYTSDKEETFIPRGNVYRNPYAFYQSHMEMMKRFKIWTYREGDHPLVHYGPVNVLYATKGQFIDEEEDKRNPFRAHHPDKAHAFFLPFSVTNVVNYVYELILSIHDYRRDRLQRVNLANNYVHVVADRHEHWNRSKGADHLMFSCHDWEMEGLCVQCPIKLVESDENSLQVD; encoded by the exons ATGCCGTCCATGAACTTGCCTTATTCACAGCTCCTCCTCATTCCAGCAATTTGTCTGCTCCTCCTTTTTGTCTTTCTGTATTGCTCTCCGTTTAACGGAAATCATGATATTCCTGTTTCCAATCTGTCTTTTTCTTCCAACAGCCACACCATAAGACCATCATCGTTTGCAGTTAACAGGCTTCTCTCGACCTCCATGTACAAAAGCAGATCTAGACATAACACCATCAAA AAGAAGAGTAGTTTAGAAAGAATCGAAGATGATTTGGCTCAAGCCCGTGCAGCAATTCGGAAAGCCATTCAGTCCCAAAGCTACACTTCTGATAAGGAAGAGACGTTCATACCCAGAGGAAATGTGTATAGAAACCCCTACGCTTTTTATCA GAGCCACATGGAGATGATGAAGAGATTCAAGATATGGACGTACAGAGAAGGCGACCATCCTTTGGTACATTACGGGCCGGTGAACGTCCTATATGCCACTAAAGGACAGTTCAtcgacgaggaggaggacaagcGGAACCCATTCAGGGCACACCATCCTGACAAGGCACAtgccttcttccttcctttcagTGTGACCAACGTCGTCAACTATGTGTACGAACTGATCCTCTCCATCCACGACTATAGGCGGGATAGATTACAGAG AGTGAACCTAGCTAACAATTACGTCCATGTTGTTGCAGATAGACATGAGCATTGGAACAGAAGCAAGGGTGCCGATCATCTTATGTTTTCTTGCCATGATTGG GAGATGGAAGGATTATGTGTTCAGTGCCCAATTAAACTCGTCGAATCCGATGAGAATTCATTGCAAGTAGATTGA